The DNA region TATCATCTCCTCTTTAACTCAAGAATTAAACAATCCTCGAAGATAATTATGACGAAGAAATTTGCGAAATTCCTCTTTTTGAATTTTAGATAGAAAACAGCGAGAACTTAACTGTTGAGGATTGGCTACCGCCAAAAATTTTGTGAAAAGGTTTGAGCATCTGACTCAAACCTAAAAAAAACAATGTATTTGGTGAATAACATTATGCCACATGAATTTGAATCGGGATTTTTCGTAGCTAAACCCGCTTGGCACGGTCTGGGCAAAGTTCTCAATAATCCTCCTACTACTCAACAAGCAATTGTTGAAGCCGATCTAGACTGGATTGTAGAAGAACATCCTATTTACCAAAGCCCAGAACCTTATGAATATACTTCATTACCAAACTACAAACTATTGATTCGCTCTAGCGATCGCCAAACTCTCGGAGTTGTCGGCAAAAAC from Myxosarcina sp. GI1 includes:
- a CDS encoding DUF932 domain-containing protein is translated as MPHEFESGFFVAKPAWHGLGKVLNNPPTTQQAIVEADLDWIVEEHPIYQSPEPYEYTSLPNYKLLIRSSDRQTLGVVGKNYKPLQNQDAFKWFDFLLHEGNVSLEAAGSLKRG